The window TGGCCGTTCTGTTCACCTTCCTCTTCGTTATCATACGCACTGAGAAGGTTATCCACCCTTTTGCGCTCAACTTCGTTTCCACCACGGAGACATGACAACTGCGTGTTAAAGGATAAATCGAACTGTTTCAAATttgccaaaaagggaaagtcACTTAACGACTTTATTCTATTAAAACTGATATTTATGtgggaaatatttttgtgccCATTGAGTAAGTacttaacaaaatggagagacgtaattttattgttttgTAAATAAAGGTGAGTCAAATTGGGTGCTTGCCAATTCAGTACCCCTTCTTCACCAGGGTGTTCTCCCTTCGTCTCGGCTACAAAGAGAGGATCTTTCTCCACGTTAACTGAGCATGCTTGATGTGTCTCCATTTCAGCAGGTGTAGGCGAACCATCCATGGGCGCCAGTTCACAAATCTCATTGTGCGATAAACACAAATGAAGGAGATTCTCCAATTTGTGTTTTCCCCAGTagggaaaaagaattaaaaagttttttcgtatgtttattgtttttaaattgtgCACCTTTAAAACACTCTCCTCGCtaattatttcattctgGATAAGAACACACAAAAGGTTGTCAATGGAGAGGTGTATAAAGTAATTGCAGGACAGATCCAATTCCCACACAATTAgattttttgcctcttcctGGTTATCCCATTTTCCCGACTCAacgtttttgttctttcggGAAGGTATCCCTATGTTGTTAATGGTACCTGCTGCTATACCCATCTCTGCCTTTTTTAAGGCATCCAATATGGCTATACGGTTTTGACGTACTATTTGggcaaaattttgttcgCTTCTTAACtttagttttttaaaatttaatatgagATTTGTGCAGGCACCTGATGGCTCATCTGTCCGTTCCATATACACGAAAGTCCTTCCAGGGTgtcccccttcttctccacagtctccttcttccccatgGTAGCGAGCCAGATCAAGGGACATTCCCCTGGTTACACCCTCGCTGCTTCGTTCATTGCCATGTATCACGgcacttccccttttttcgcacTCACCACCATGCGGATCTTCCCTCATTCTGGGAGCAGATTTCTAAAACGGCAGTCACCTTACCAAGGAACCTTTCACCCTAGTACGTCTGCGCAGACGTGGCATTCTCTCGTACAAAAGGGACCAACGGATCATCAGCTATCGGGAGAACATCATAATAGGGGGTATTGACACTTGACGTGCGGGAGTTTGAACCCGCATTGGGATTTTGTTGGTGACAAGGGAACTAAGAAGTAAATGTGACGTTCAAGTTTATTCGAACTGGTACGTATTCTCAGGCACATGTACGCGCTAATTTGCGCGCCCACTTAATACCTAATTACGCGCGCACTCCAGCGACTCTTTCGAAATGCTGCGCCGAACCCCCCAAACACGGAAATAATGTTCAATTccccgcaaaaaaaaaaagaaaaagaaaaaaaaggataaactGGCGTGTAATGGGTTATGCGCACTGACAACGAGAGAgtgcaaaagggggcagGCACGAGAAAATGTGGTTCACTTCCCCATTGTTCTCCTATGCAACGTTGTGCCACACTTCtaccattttaaattttcaccataataaaaaggagtaaTCAGAATAGGGTTTAAAACACTCCATATGGTTTCCCTGCATCCTGCTGCCCATTGTTAAGGTAGAACAAGCACAGGAGCTATGCGACAGGGTCGTCactgcatatgt of the Plasmodium cynomolgi strain B DNA, chromosome 7, whole genome shotgun sequence genome contains:
- a CDS encoding hypothetical protein (putative), which translates into the protein MGIAAGTINNIGIPSRKNKNVESGKWDNQEEAKNLIVWELDLSCNYFIHLSIDNLLCVLIQNEIISEESVLKVHNLKTINIRKNFLILFPYWGKHKLENLLHLCLSHNEICELAPMDGSPTPAEMETHQACSVNVEKDPLFVAETKGEHPGEEGVLNWQAPNLTHLYLQNNKITSLHFVKYLLNGHKNISHINISFNRIKSLSDFPFLANLKQFDLSFNTQLSCLRGGNEVERKRVDNLLSAYDNEEEGEQNGHERSNFFNIPARGDKKLSHHNLFVTL